A genome region from Desulfonatronovibrio magnus includes the following:
- a CDS encoding HigA family addiction module antitoxin produces MTSDTALRLSRYFGTSAEFWMNLQQAYDLKKARESTWSEIEVAVRPLCVNA; encoded by the coding sequence ATAACCTCTGATACGGCCTTACGCCTGAGCAGGTACTTTGGAACTTCAGCAGAGTTCTGGATGAACCTCCAGCAGGCTTATGATCTGAAGAAAGCCAGGGAAAGTACATGGTCGGAAATTGAGGTAGCCGTAAGACCGCTTTGTGTGAATGCATAA